A genomic segment from Gracilimonas sediminicola encodes:
- a CDS encoding RsmE family RNA methyltransferase codes for MMDNVFFAHPEHISANRLELVDQEAAHASKVLRFNVGDELYASDGKGNLYKAQVSSISKKSVLANILETNSEPEPTIKKVLVFGAIKKRDRLEFAVEKAVELGAWEICIFNADHSERSRINEERLQSIVLSAFKQSKRRWLPEVHYLNSLDDVFDHYLTYHPVMAHVEADNRQAESLSYDKNLLLVGPEGGFSDREVELAKKKHAQMISLGKNRLRAETAALTMLSQFLFTE; via the coding sequence CACACCCTGAACACATATCTGCTAACCGATTGGAATTGGTTGATCAGGAAGCTGCGCACGCTTCCAAAGTGCTGCGGTTTAACGTAGGTGATGAATTGTATGCTTCTGATGGAAAGGGCAATTTGTATAAAGCTCAGGTCTCATCCATCTCCAAGAAATCAGTATTGGCGAATATCCTGGAAACCAATTCGGAACCGGAGCCAACGATCAAAAAAGTACTGGTTTTTGGAGCCATAAAGAAAAGAGACCGGCTGGAGTTTGCGGTAGAGAAGGCGGTGGAGCTCGGAGCGTGGGAAATATGCATCTTTAATGCAGATCATTCCGAGCGATCCAGAATAAATGAAGAACGACTGCAATCCATTGTATTAAGCGCCTTCAAACAAAGCAAAAGAAGATGGCTGCCAGAGGTGCATTACCTGAATTCCCTGGACGATGTTTTCGATCACTATCTCACCTACCATCCAGTGATGGCCCATGTGGAAGCAGATAATCGCCAAGCTGAGAGCTTAAGTTACGACAAGAATTTATTGCTTGTGGGCCCAGAAGGGGGCTTCTCAGACAGAGAAGTTGAATTGGCAAAAAAGAAGCATGCTCAAATGATTTCGCTGGGGAAAAACAGGCTCAGGGCCGAGACGGCTGCACTTACGATGCTCTCACAATTTCTGTTTACAGAATAA